GTAATAATctgcacccaaccatgtagatattgtccgctttgaaTCTAAAGGagccctcacgactttaaaaagcgtctacttggttaagaggagcctctacatatatagtaccaggaacattctcccctatctgATGTAGGACATCACAAACaaccccccatgcagacacaacgtccttgtTGTGTCATATGGGATTACTAGGctaaacagacaaacaccccttacggagccaaacaaaccctcaaACCAGGGttggggatcggctctgatactaTTTGTAACAACCCGCACCCAATCATGtcgatattgtccgctttggacccaaaggagccttcacgactttaaaacgtgtctacttggttaagaggagcctctacatatatagcgctagGAACATTCTCCCTTATCCGATGTGAGACATCACAATGCTGGCACCACCTTCCATGCTGTCATAAACTCGCTGCACTCATAATGTGGCACTAATTGTGGAAGTTTTGGTCCCAAACTAACCTTTTTTAGACCAAGTACTATGCAAGATCCCTTTCTCCCTACCTTTTCCTTAAGATTTGTTCAAAATACAGAATTTCACTCTTTTCCCATTGATTATCCTAcagaaaaaaacacaaaatatgaTCACATGCAATACTCGAGGAGGAATGGACTCTGAATATGACCGGAAAAGTGAGTTAATTGCTTTCGATGATTCAAAAGCTGGTGTGAAGGGGCTTGTAGATGCTGGGGTGGCAAAGATCCCACGTATGTTCATCCATCCACAACATAATCTCCGTGAGAAGTCAGTTTCCACTAATGCCCAGCTTCGGATTCCAATCATAGACCTAGAAGGTGTCAACAGTGATGCAATTCTACGTGCTAAAATCATTGACAAAGTTCGAAATGCTTGTGAGATTTGGGGCATTTTTCAGATTGTCAATCATGGAATTCTGAAAAGTGTTCTGGAGGAGATGATCAAAGGAATACGTAGATTTAATGAGCAAGACACTGAAGTGAAGAAAGAGTTTTATACACGTGATTCCTCCAAAAAGGTGAAATTTGTATCCAATTCTGATCTATTTCAGGCACCAGCAGCTACTTGGAAGGATTCCTTTTCTTGTATTATTACTCCTAATCCACCAGACCCAACAGATATGCCTGCGGTATGCAGGTATGTTGTCAGTCATATTAACATGTGCAACACTAAGTAACTAACCTACTTTCAAATGCTGCCATTACATGTGCTTGATCAACTTGCAGAGATATAATCATGGAATACTCGAAGCAAGTAAAGATGTTGGCTAATACTCTGTTTGAATTAGTTGCAGAGGCTCTTGGCCTCAATTCTAACCATTTGAAAGACATGGAATGTGCTGAGGGCCTTTTCCTTGTGTCTCATTACTACCCAGCTTGCCCAGAACCAGAATTGACTATGG
This region of Vitis vinifera cultivar Pinot Noir 40024 chromosome 5, ASM3070453v1 genomic DNA includes:
- the LOC109121508 gene encoding 1-aminocyclopropane-1-carboxylate oxidase homolog 1-like, with amino-acid sequence MITCNTRGGMDSEYDRKSELIAFDDSKAGVKGLVDAGVAKIPRMFIHPQHNLREKSVSTNAQLRIPIIDLEGVNSDAILRAKIIDKVRNACEIWGIFQIVNHGILKSVLEEMIKGIRRFNEQDTEVKKEFYTRDSSKKVKFVSNSDLFQAPAATWKDSFSCIITPNPPDPTDMPAVCRDIIMEYSKQVKMLANTLFELVAEALGLNSNHLKDMECAEGLFLVSHYYPACPEPELTMGTKTHTDPTFLTVLLQDQVGGLQVLHEKQWVNVNPVPGALVINTGDLLQLVSNDMFRSAKHRVLANHKGPRVSVGSFFSPFSLPPSKLYGPIKELLSEENPPKYKETTARDYGTCHRAERHDGTSALHHFKL